A segment of the Desulfatirhabdium butyrativorans DSM 18734 genome:
GATTCGGAAAACAGGAACGGATCCTGGCTGACAACGGCAATCCGCCGTCGAAGCGCTTGCGGCGCATATTCCCGGATATTCCGACCATTGATCCGGATGCTTCCCGATACGGGTTCATAGAGACGAACCAGCAGATGGATCAGGGTGGTCTTCCCGGAGCCTGTCGCCCCGACAATGGCCAGGATCTCGCCTTTGGACAGAGAGCAGGAGACTTGTTTCAATACCAATTCTCCCGGAATATACCCGAAAGAAACGTCATCTACTTCAATCCGCTCGATTCGGCCCCGGATGGTTTCTCCTTGCTGTGGCAGCTTGCCTTCCTGCTCGTCGAAAATCTGGAAAAGGCGTTCCGCTGAAGACATGGCATTCTGCAGGATATTGTATTTTTCCGCAATGTCCCGGATGGGCCGGAAAAACATCTTGATATAGGAGATAAAGGCGACCAGCACACCAATGCTGATCCGGTCCGCAAAGACATCCCATCCGCCCCAGAAAATGACCAGCGCCATCGCTGTCATGCCCAGCACCTCAATGGCGGGCATGAAGAGGGCGAACACGTGCAGTTGCTGCATTCCGGCAAGATAATACTCGTGGTTGACCTTGGAAAAACGCTTGAAGTTGACCGCTTCGCTTCGGAAGAGCTGAATCACGCGAATGCCGGATACGGTTTCGGAAAACCGGGAATTGATTTCAGCGGTTTTCACCCGGAGCGTTCGGAAAGCCCCCCTTGCCAACTGACTGAATCGGATGGCAATCCAGACAACGATCGGGAGGACGGCAAAGGAGATGAGGGCAAGTTTCCATTGCATGATCAGCAACATCAGGGCAATGCCCGAGAGCAGAAACACATCTTTGAAGACGAAGACGACAACGGAAGTGAAGAGCTCATCCATGTTCTGGATGTCGCTTGTTGCCCGGGTGACGAGCCTGCCGACCGGGTTCCGGTTGAAGAACGACATGCCAAGGGAGAGCAGGTGATCGAGCAGTTTCATCCGGAGATCGTGCATGATGCGCTGTGCTGCAATTTCCATCGTCACCTGCTGCAGAAAGTTGAGCGCGAAATCGAAGATCACCAGCCCCAGAAACAGAAGACTCATCCAGGCGACACCCGAAAGATCGAAGGCTCGCAGGGTGCGGATTTCTGGATCGGACAGCGATTTGAGTCGGTCGAAGGGGATGCATGCCTTTTCTCCGGATTGGATGAAAAGTCCGGAATGCTTCGCCACGATTTCCGAAACGCCGGGTTTGGAGAGATCGACCTGCAGCATGCGCACATTCTCCCGAACGTCGCAGGATTGCGTGCTCCGCTTCGGCACGATGTAGCGATCGATGGTTTCCTTTGTGATATAGGGAAGTGCCAGGTCGAGTCCCGTCAATACGATGGACAGAATGATCGCGGTGAGCAGCAGGTGTTTCCAGGGCTTCAGAAACGGCGCAAGTCTCCGGATGAGATGGATATCCGCCACATGGCCGAGCTGACTTTCTTCGAAATGTCCGAAATCACCGTGCATCGCAGCACTCCTCGATTTCCTGAAGCCGGAAAATGGATGCGTAGTATCCGTTCGAGGTTATCAGTGTCTCGTGAGAGCCTGATTCCACGATCCTGCCGCGATCCAGAACGACGATATGATCCGCCGGCCGCAGGGCTGCCATTCGATGCGACACCAGAATCACGGTGGCTTCCTTGGCCCAATCCTGAATGGATCGGATGATCGATTGCCCGATTTCGATATCCACCTGGCTGACCGGATCGTCCAGAATGAGCAGTTTCGGTTTGCCGATAAAACATCGAGCCAATGCAACGCGTTGTTTCTGTCCGCCGGAGAGCATGACGCCTTTTTCGCCGACGATGGTATCCAGTCCTTTCGGGAAAGTCTGAATGGTCTTTTCGAGCCCTGAAATCCGGACCGCTTCCCAGATCGCGGCATCATCGATATCGTCCCTGGACATCAGAATATTGTCTCGGATCGTTCCGGAAAACAGAAAAGGTTCCTGAGGGAGGAAGGCGATGTTCGAGCGCAATTCATCCAGCCGATACGCCTTGTTGGAGATGCCATCGATCCGGATTTCTCCGCTTCCGGGATCGTAGAGTCTCGGGATCAGGGAAATCAGCGTGGACTTGCCGGAGCCTGGGGGGCCTGCGATGCCCAGAAAACTTCCGGCGGGAATATCGAGATCGATATCGATCAGTACCGGTTTTCCCGATGTAGCTTCCGAAGCCGGATAAGCCATGGTAACCCGTTCGAAAGAAATGTGTCCGCCCTGGATTCCGGAAACGGCAGCAGCCTGTTTCGGGTCTGCAATTTCAGGCATGGTCCGCAGGATGCGGTCGATGCGATCGATCGACGCCTTTCCCCGCTGGATGAGATTCGTCACCCAGCCCATGGCCATCATCGGCCAGGTGAGCAGCCCCAGATAGCTGATGAACGCAACGAAATCTCCGGGTGAAATCCGATTGTATATGGTGTTTCTGCCACCTACATACAAGATCAGCACGAGGCTGATGTTGGAAAAAAACACCATCATCGGGAAAAGGGAGCCGGTGATCCGGACCAGGGCGATGTTTTTGCTGATGTACGCCTGACTTTGCCTCCCGATCCGTTCCATCTCGAAGGCGTGGGTATGGTGGCTTTTGACCAGACGAATCGCCGTAATCACTTCCCGGACTGCT
Coding sequences within it:
- a CDS encoding ABC transporter ATP-binding protein: MHGDFGHFEESQLGHVADIHLIRRLAPFLKPWKHLLLTAIILSIVLTGLDLALPYITKETIDRYIVPKRSTQSCDVRENVRMLQVDLSKPGVSEIVAKHSGLFIQSGEKACIPFDRLKSLSDPEIRTLRAFDLSGVAWMSLLFLGLVIFDFALNFLQQVTMEIAAQRIMHDLRMKLLDHLLSLGMSFFNRNPVGRLVTRATSDIQNMDELFTSVVVFVFKDVFLLSGIALMLLIMQWKLALISFAVLPIVVWIAIRFSQLARGAFRTLRVKTAEINSRFSETVSGIRVIQLFRSEAVNFKRFSKVNHEYYLAGMQQLHVFALFMPAIEVLGMTAMALVIFWGGWDVFADRISIGVLVAFISYIKMFFRPIRDIAEKYNILQNAMSSAERLFQIFDEQEGKLPQQGETIRGRIERIEVDDVSFGYIPGELVLKQVSCSLSKGEILAIVGATGSGKTTLIHLLVRLYEPVSGSIRINGRNIREYAPQALRRRIAVVSQDPFLFSESLRENLLHGIEPLPDEALWHILEAAQCRSLVENLPKGLDTVLSEGGLSISSGERQLLSIARAFTRNADLIILDEATSYVDSHTEQLIQTAVENLLKDRTAIVIAHRLVTARSADHILVMGAGRIIESGNHESLMSKQGVYYKLNQLGHSLSPQSAS
- a CDS encoding ABC transporter ATP-binding protein, translating into MGVFDLIRPTFYRNRWYIVIGVGCLIVVDMLQLVVPRIIKHAIDGLTTARITVADLGRYGLWIIGIALAMGSLRYVWRRCLIGMSRQVEEELRNSLFSHIQLLSATYFDRMKTGDIMAHATNDITHIRMAVGMGMVALTDAIVMGCAAIGFMLYIHVELTLWVILPMPLIVVGTRVFSRLMHARYQQVQAAFSDLTEAVREVITAIRLVKSHHTHAFEMERIGRQSQAYISKNIALVRITGSLFPMMVFFSNISLVLILYVGGRNTIYNRISPGDFVAFISYLGLLTWPMMAMGWVTNLIQRGKASIDRIDRILRTMPEIADPKQAAAVSGIQGGHISFERVTMAYPASEATSGKPVLIDIDLDIPAGSFLGIAGPPGSGKSTLISLIPRLYDPGSGEIRIDGISNKAYRLDELRSNIAFLPQEPFLFSGTIRDNILMSRDDIDDAAIWEAVRISGLEKTIQTFPKGLDTIVGEKGVMLSGGQKQRVALARCFIGKPKLLILDDPVSQVDIEIGQSIIRSIQDWAKEATVILVSHRMAALRPADHIVVLDRGRIVESGSHETLITSNGYYASIFRLQEIEECCDAR